The nucleotide sequence GAACACGAGGGCGAGCAGGGCGACCGGCTCGTCGGCGAGCACCGCAAGGGCCGGCCAGCCGATGAGCAGCAGCGGACCGCCGACCGCGATGACCAGGCCGGGACGCTGGTCGGACAGCCGGCCGGCGACGGCGACCCCGGTGAAGGAACCGACGCCGAAAAGCACCAGAACGACAGAGATCCACAGTTCGCTCAGCCCGGCGGTGCCGGTCACGACGGGGGCGAGGAAGGTGAAGCTTCCGAACGTGGCCGCGTTCACCAGCGCGCCGAGCAGCATCACCAGAAGCAATGGCGGCCTTGTGAGCCGGGCGAGCTCCGCTCGCAGGACTGGCCCGCCAGTCGCCTCTTCCTTCGCACCTCCCGCCGGGATCGCCTTCAGGATGCCGAGAGCCGCGGGCAGGCAGAGAGCGGCGACGGCCCAGAACGTGGCCCGCCAGCCGAACACCGTGCCGAGTACCGACCCGCCTGGGACACCGGCGATCGTGGCCACCGTCGTGCCTGACAGCAGAACGGCCAGCGCACGTCCCTTCCTGTCGGATGAGACCAGCGTGGCGGCAACCGTCAGAGCGACGGCGAGGAACCCCGCGTTCGCGAGCGCGGCGACGACCCGGGTGGCGAACAGGACCGGGAAGCTGGTGGTGATGGCGCCCACCGTATGAGCCGCCGCGAAGGTGAGAATGAACCAGAGAAGGCTGGAGCGCCTGGGCCAGTTGCGGGCAAGCGCGGCCACAAGGGGAGCACCGACGACCATGCCGACCGCGAAGGCCGAGGTGAGCGTGCCTGCTGTCCCGACTGTCACATCGAGATCTGAGGCGATGTCCGGCAGCAGGCCGGCGAGCATGAACTCCGAGGTGCTCATGGCGAAGACCGCCATGGCAAGCAGATACAGCGGGAGAGGCATCGAGTGGCTCCGAGGTGAGGAGAAGCACGAGAGGGTCATCTCGTCACCGCGGCCAGCCCCAGGCGCATACTCGCCCGACCGCGGAATGCGGCGCGACGACAGGGCTACGAGCTCAGTGGCTCAGGGGGCTGACGGCGTGACCGAAAGCCCCCACCTCGTCCGACTCAGGACTCGACATGGCCCGCACGGTACCCGACTGATCCCGTCGAGGCACCTTGGTTTCTACCGGCACTGGCCTGTGTCACCAACGGCATGTCCCGCAACGACCAACGCTCGGCGGGCTTTCCTCGCCGTACAACCAGTCCTCCCAGATCCCGTCGCAGGTCGCTCTCCGGCGCCGTTTCCTCCACGTACGTCGTGAACGCGGCGGCGCCCGCGTCGCCGTGGCGGAAGGCGGGAATGCCGCGGCCGCCCGCGCGCATCCGTTCGGCAAAGCGCGGCCTCGTCCATCGCGAGCGCCGCCAAACCGACCAGCGAGGCGCCGTCGTGGTCATCACATCTGGTGGCCGGTGCGGCCAGGTGCTCGGCGGGGCCCTGACTCGGCGGCTGTGCGACTGAGCGGCGCCCACGTGGCCGTAACCGACCCTGACCCGGCTGTACCGGCCCTGGGGTCGCCGGAGTCTGCGCCGGGCTCCGGCCCGGACGTTCGACGCCGATGCCGGCTCGGGACCGGAGCGGGTCAGTAGGGCAGGCGACCTGTGGAGCGCAGGTGCCAGCGCCGTTCCGCGTAGGCGAGGTCGTCGCGCCACAGTCGGCCCGCGGCAGCCCGCATGAGCGGCCGCAGCAGCGGAGCCGCCTTGCGTGCCACGGCGAAACCGGGCCGGTCCGACGCCGCCACGACGGCCTCCACCACCGCCGTCCGGGGTCTGCCCCGGTCGTCGGGAGCGAGCGGCGTCGCGTGGGACTCCACGACCGAACCCAGGCCCTCGCCCTCGGTGATGCGCATGACGACCGTACGCGGCTCGGGCGCGGTGAACACCGCCCGCACCGGCACGACGAGCCGCCCGGCGAGTCTGAAGGACACGTCGACGACGAAACCGTCCTCCTCCCCCGCGGGCGTGTCGACCGCGGTGAGGTCGACGAAGGAGTACGGGTGGAGCCAGGCGCCGTGCCACGGGTCGAGCCGGTTGGCGACCACGTCCTCCGGCTCGCAGGTGCCGACCCCCACATAGACCGCCGACACCGACGCCGCACGGGCCGGCCGCACCGGCACGACCGGTGCCGCGAGCGGCGGCTCGCCGCCCACGTCGTCGAGCCGCACCCACACCAGCACGCCGTCGTCGTGGGCGGGCAAGGGCTCCCAGCCCGCGAACGAGTTCCCGGTCAGGGCGAGTCCGTGCCAGTGGCAGACGAGCGTGCCGCAGCGCACGGGGCTGTCCTTCAGCGGCGCGCCCAGATGGGGGCAGACGCCGGGGCCGGCGACCAGTCGGCCGTCCGCGTCGCGCCAGACGACCACCTCCCGACCGGAGACCGTTCGGGCCAGGGGACGATCGTCCCGGATGTCCCGAGTCGCGCCGACGACGTACCAGTTGCCCGACGGACGTGCCTGCGCGCGCTTGAGGGCGCGGGCGATCACGGCCGGGCGGGCCTCGTGCCAGGTGGGCCGCTGTCGTTCCCAGGCCACCGGGCTGCGGTTCAGGGACAGGGGATACCGTCCGCGGCGGACGGGACGCCGAGGGCTCACGCGACCTCCTCGCGCAGCGGGTCCGGTGAGGCGGTGACGCCGTCCGGCAGATGTCCGGCGGCGGGCCGTGCGGCCCTCGCCGTCGGCGTTGCCGTCCGCCGTGCCCCGGCGTGCACCGCGGCCCGTGCCGCCGTCAGGCGTACGAGCCCGTCGACGGTGACCGCCGCACGCCGCCGCCGGGGGACCACGGCACGCCGGTGCAGCACCGCGTACCCGTCGTGGGCGACGGAGTCCAGGATGCCCCCGTACAGCACGAACGCCGTGCGGATGCAGGGACGTGCCACGGGGTCGAGCATGGCGAGGCCGGGAGCGGCTTCGCGGTAGACACCGCGGGTGAGGTCCTCGAAGGCCCGCAACGCCTGGGTGATCCGCCGGTCGCGGAGGCCTGTACGGCGGCTCCACGACAGCAACTCCCGGTCCACGCCGTGCGCTCCCAGCAGGTCGGCGGGCAGGTAGAGGCGGCCACGGTCGAGGTCCTCGCCCACGTCGCGCAGGAAGTTGGTCAGCTGGAAGGCGAGCCCCAGGGCGGCCGCGTGCGGGGCGGCGTCCTCGCGCGGGACCACCGTTCCCAGGATCGGCAGCATCTGCAGCCCGATCACGGCGGCGGAGCCGTGCATGTAGGCGCGCAGGTCCTCGTAGGTCGGGTAGTCGGTGACGTCCAGATCGCTGCGCATGGACGCCATGAAGTCGCTGAAGTGCTGGTGGTCGATGGCGTACCGGCGGGCGGTGTCCGCGAGCGCGAGGACGACCGGCTCGGCGCTGTCGCCGTCGCGCAGGCCCCGTTCCAGGCGCGTGTGCAGGAGGGCGAGGTCCGCCGCGCGGCGGTGCTGCGGCACGCCCGTGTCCAGACGGTCGACGATGTCGTCGGCCCAGCGGGCGAAGCCGTAGAGCGCGTGCACGGCGGGGCGGCGTTCCACGGGCAGCAGCCGGGTGGCGAGGAAGTAGGTCCTGCCGTGCCTGGCGTTGAGGCGGCGGCAGCGCGTGTAGGCGTCGCGCAGTGCCGGCTCGGTGATGCCCGCCGCGTCGAGTTCGCGGGCGGTCATGGGGAGGTTCCTTCCGGTGCGGTCGGCGCGGTGCGCGGGCGCCTGGGGACGGGTGCCGCGTGCCGCCCGGTGATCCGGGCGGCGGCGAGCTTGCCGGACAGCAGGACGGTCGGCACGCCTACGCCCGGTGTGGTGCCACAGCCGGCGAGCACGGCGTTCGCGGTGCCGCGCACGAGGTTGCGTGGCCGGAACGGGCCGGTCTGCGCGAAGGTGTGGGCGGCCGAGAAGGGGGTGCCCGCCGCGTGCCCCCTGGCATGCCAGTCGGCCGGTGTGACCAGGGCCAGTTCCTCGACGGCGTCGGCGATACCGTCGAATCCGCGCCGTTCCAGTTCCCGCAGGATGCTGTCGCGGTAGCGCGGAGCCAGGTCGCCCCACGCGGCGGCGTCCGGTCCGATGTCGGTGTTCGGGCAGGGGGCGAGGATGTAGTGGAGGTGGCGGCCGGGCGGGGCGAGAGTCGGGTCCGTGGCGGTGGGGCGGGTGATCAGCAGCGACGGATCGCTCATCAGGCTGCCGGTGCGGGTGAGTTCCTCGAAGGTGCCCCGCCATGCGGCCCCGAAGGACAGCGTGTGGTGCGCGAGCCCGGGCCAGGTCCGGTCGGTGCCGGCGTGCAGGACGACGGCCGACGGCGAGTGCCTGATCCGCGACGGCCGACGCGGCGTGCGGCCGAGCAGGCCGTAGGCCACGGGCAGGTCCGGAGTGAGGACGACGGCGTCGCACGGGATGCGCTGCCGCGCGGTGACCACGGCGGTGACGCGGTCACCGGAGCGCTCCAGCCGGATGACCTCCTGCCCGAAACGCAGGTCGGCGCCCGCCTCGGCGGCGGCGTCCGCCATGGCCTGCGGCAGCGCGTGCATGCCGCCGCGGGGAAAGTAGACGCCGGCCACGGTGTCCATGTAGGCGATCACGGCGTACGCGGCGAGCGCCCGCGCCGGCGGTACCCCGGCGTAGAGCGCCTGGAAGGAGAAGACGCGGCGCAGGCGTTCGTCGCGGAGGTGGCGGGCGATGCGCGCGTCCAGCCGCCCGAAGCCGCCCAGCGCGGCGAGCCGGGCGAGGTCCGGGGTGAACAGTTGGAAGGGTGAGTCGAAGTTGGTGTCGATGAAGCGCCTCATCTGCGCCCGGTACAACTGCTCCAGCCAGCCGCGCAGCCGCCGGTAGCCCATGGCCTCCTCGGCACCCGCGAAGCGTTTGACCTCCGCTTCCATGGTCTCGGCGTCGGTGTGCACGTCGAGGCTGCTGCCGTCGGCGAACAGGGCCCGGTAGGCCGGGTGCAGGGGGACGAGTTCGACCCGGTCGCGCAGGTTCTCGCCGACCGCCGCGAAGGCCTCGTCCGCCAGTTCCGGCATGGTGAGCACGGTGGGGCCGGTGTCGATGCGGTAGCCGCCGCGTACCAGGCGGCCGGCGCGTCCGCCGGGCAACGCGTCACGCTCGACGAGGGTGACGCGGCGGCCGGCACCGAGCAGGTGCAGTGCGGCCGCCAGGCCGGAGAGTCCGGCACCGACGACCACGACGTGATCCGTGCGCCCGGGAACGGTCCTGGTCATCGGGTGGCCCCTTCGGCGCCCAGCGGGGGCGAGACCGGGGTGTCGTCCACGGGAGCGTGTGCGCCGCGGGAGGGCGGTGGCGTCGGCGCGCCGTCGGCCGTGGCGTGCAGCAGCTCCCGCAGTCGCAGGCGGCCCTCCGCTTCCAGCGGGGCGGACTCCAGATGGCGCAGGCCCCGGGCGACCAGCCGGTCGATCTTCGCCTCGACGATGTCGCGTGCACCGGTGCGGACGAGGACGTCGACGACCTCGGCGAGACCGTTCTCCGACAGATCGGCGTCGCCGAGCGAATTCCGCAGGAGGGTGAGGGCACGCCGGTCGCCGGCTGCCTCGGCGCGGGCCTGGGCCATGGCGACCAGATAGGTGGGCTTGCCCGCCCGGATGTCGCCCCCGGTGGGTTTGCCGGTGTGCCGCGGGCCACCGAAGACGTCGCCGAGGTCGTCCCGGAGCTGGAAGGCGATGCCGACGCAGCGGCCCGCCGAGCACAGGGCCTGGGTCCGCGCGGCGTCCGCGCCCGCCAGAGCCGCTCCGAGGGCCAGTGGACGCTCCACCGAGTACAGGGCGCTCTTCAGGCAGGCGGCGCGGATCGCGCGGGCCGGCGATCTGGACGACGTGGCCTGGCCCTGGATGTCCAGGTACTGCCCGGCCACCATCTCGGTGCGCATGGTGCTCCACAGCTCGCGGACGACGCGGTCGGTGGCCGGTGCCGTCCTGGTGGCCGCGACGATGTCGTCCGCCCATGCCAGGGCCAGATCGCCGGCGAGGATCGCCGCTCCCTCCCCGAAGCGCGCCCCGTGCGCCGGATCCATGCCCTCGGCGTACTGCGCGGCGATGTCGGCGTGCAGGGCGAGTCGTCCGCGACGCAGCCGGGAGCCGTCCATGACGTCGTCGTGGACCAGCGCGCAGGTCTGGATCAGTTCGAGCGCGGCGCCGATGCGCAGGGCGGCCTCCGCCTCGGCGGCCCCTCCACCGCACGCGCGCAGGGCCCACCACAGGAAGCGCGGACGCATGAGCCTGCCGCCGTCCAGGGCGAAACGCGCGACGCGCTCGGCCATATCCTCCGCGAACAGCGGGTCGAGGGCGGCGGCGCGTTCGGTGCGCTCCGACAGCAGGCCCTCCAGCACGCGTCGCACGGCCCCAGGGACGTCACCGTCGACGGCGTGCGGTTCGCCCGCGCCGGGCGGCGGATGCGAGGGGCCTTCCTGCTGCGTACCGGGGCAGGGGCTACGGCACCCGGGGCGCGGGTCGGCGCCCGCATGCTCCCGGCGCGGTGCCGCGCGGGATCCGGGCGGTGACGCAGCCGCGGGGTGATCCTTCGCGTCGCTCGGGCCCATCACGGTTCCTTCCGTCGCAAACACAGCGGTACCTGCCTCAACGCCTTCCGTGGCAGAGGTGCCCGCGGATGCGCCGGACGAGTGAAAAGGGTGCGGTCCGTTCACGGGCGGGGGCCATCCGTGCGACGGCGCGCCACCATCCGGCGCAAAGCGCTGCACAGACGATGCAAGTTGTCCCCTCTTCGCCCGTCCTCCCAAGGTGGAGGAGTGGCAGGAGCCGAGCGACGCGCTCCCGACACGGACGGAACGGGTGCCCCCGGGAAGCACGCCCGTCACCCCGCATGGCGCGACGGACACAGCCCGCACCGCCGAAGTCACCGGCTGGCCGCTGGGCACGGTCAAGAGCCATGCCCGACGCGGGCTGCAGCGGCTGAGCCGCTACCTCCAGGAGGAACGCGTCCAGGATCACTCGGCGTAATACGGTGCGGAATCAATGCGAAGCGGTGCGGTGCGGTACCTACGACGTGGGAGCGGGAGAGGAAGAGCGGGATCGGGAGAGGAAGAACTCGTACGCTGCCGCATCGCCGCCCTCCTGCCGCGCTGAATGTGCCGCTGCCCGCCCGGTTCCTCTCACCCCTTCGCGGGCCGGGCGTCGTGCGGGAGCTCCCCGACATGCGAGGCTGCACGCCGCATCCCAGGGGCAGCCGGAACTCATGCGCCACGCACCCCAAGTCCCCCGCACCGTCGAACCCGCACCTCCCGCCGCACGGCCGGAGCGACACCCTGGGACGCGGAGACGACCACGCCCCATCCACACCGCCGCCGCTCCCCCACACCCCCCACACGGCCGACAATCCGGTCGAGCCTGCATCCGCCCCGGTCCCCCGGGCGGAAAGCTGGCGAGAGGCCGACGGCTGCGCGCATTCCGCCGGCACGCATGGACAGGGGAGGGAGCCGCAGGTGCTGGAGGCTGACGTGGCCATCGTGGGCGCGGGAGCGGCCGGGCTGTCCCTCGCCCACCGGCTGTCACTCAGCGCCCCCGACAGCCCCCGCCTGTCAGTGATCCTGATGGACGCCCCACCCGGCCCGCTGCATCCCCCGAGCCGCACCTGGTGCTTCTGGGAGAAGGGGCCCGGTCCCTATGACACCGCCCTGAGCGCCGCCTGGCGGCGACTGCGGGTGCGTACTCCCGAGGGCCGGATCATCGAGGAGGACATCGCGCCCCTGACGTACAAGATGCTCCGCTCCGACGACTTCGAGGAACTCGTCACGCGCCGACTGGCCCGAAGCGACGAAGTCCGCCGCCTGGAGGCCGCGGTCGAAACAGTGAACGACATTGTTGGGGGTGCCGAGATCCACGCCCGGACCGGCCAGGGCGTCCCCGTGACCGTACGCGTCCGCTGGGTCTTCGACTCCCGGCCTCTCGGGAGCCTGCCTGCCGCCCGCACCACTCTCCTGCAGCACTTCCACGGCTGGTTCGTCCGCACCGAGCAACCGGTGTTCGATCGCGACACGGTGGAGTTCATGGACTTCCGGGTCCCGCAGCCGCCCGGCGGACTCGCCTTCGGCTATGTCCTGCCCACCGACAGCCGCCAGGCGCTCCTGGAGTACACCGAGTTCTCCGGTGCCGTCCTGTCCCACGACGCCTACGACACCGCGCTGCGCCACTACACCGGGGAGGTGCTGCGCCTCGGCGGCTTCGAGGTCGTCTCGACCGAGACCGGAGTGATCCCCATGACCGACGCGCGCTTCGACCGCCGGTCGGGGCCTTCGGTGTTCCGTATCGGTACGGCGGGCGGCGCCACACGGCCGTCCACGGGCTACACCTTCTCCGCGATCCAGCGGCAGACACGAGCAGTCGCCGCCGCGCTGCGGGCCGGCCGGCACCCGCTGCCTCCCCCCGCCCACAAGGCCCGCTCGCGCGCGATGGACGCGGTACTGCTGAGAGCCCTGGACAGCGGCCGGGTCGACGGCGCCGCGTTCTTCGCGCGGCTGTTCTCCCGGCTCCCGATGGAGCGGCTGCTGCGCTTCCTGGACGGTGAGACCCGCCTCCACGAGGACCTCGCCCTCGGCATCCACACGCCCGTGCTGCCGATGCTCCGCTCCGCCGCGGAACTGTCCTGGCTGCCCCGCAGGCCCGCCCCACGCCGCACCTTCGGCCAACCGTTCCCCGACCGTGATCCCGACCGCCCATGACCGGCACGGACCCCTTCGGGTACCCCGCCCCCGTACACCCGACCTGCGTGTACCCGACCTTCGTGCACCTGACTTCCATGCACCTGAGCTCCGTGCACCAGACCTGTGTGCACCCCACCGAGGAGACCCCGTGACGCTGCTCCGCGACGAGGATCTGGCCGCCGCGTTCGACCACGCCTCTCGTAGCTACGACACACTGGTGGCCGCCAACCCCGGCTACCACGCCCATCTGCGCCGCTCGGCGCGCCGCCTCGGCCTGCCCCGAGGTGGCGCCGGCCTGCGCGTCCTGGACCTCGGCTGCGGCACCGGCGCGTCCACCGCCGCGCTCTCCGCCGTTCTCCCCGGCGCCGAGATCACCGCGGTGGACGCCTCGGCAGGCATGCTGGAGCGGGCGGCCCGCAAACCCTGGCGCGACGGGGTGAGTTTCGTGCGCGCGCCCGCCGAACGTCTGGTGAAGGCCGGTGTGGAGGGGCCGTTCGACGCGGTGTTCGCGGCCTATCTCTTCCGGAACGTCACCGATCCCGACGCCGTCCTCTCGACGGTGCGCGACGTACTGGCGCCGCGGGGCCGCCTGGCGGTGCACGAGTACACCCTCAGCGGCCGAGCCACGCACCGCGCCGTGTGGACGGGGGTGTGCCGCGGCGTGGTCCTGCCCGTCGCCGCCATCCTCGGCGACGGTGGCCTGTACCGCCATCTGTGGCGCAGCGTGGTGGAGTTCGACACCGCGGACGCCTTCGCCGCCCGGGTCCGCTCCCACGGCTTCGAAGCCGTCAGGGTGCTGCCCCTGCCGGGATGGCAGACCGGCATCACGCACACGGTCGTCGCTCGTCGACCGGCCACCACCGAGGACGGCCGATGAGGGCTCCCCGGCGCACCGACCCGATGAGGCCCGGCAGGGACCGGCGGGCCCGCAGACTGGACGCCGTCCCGGGCGCCCCGCGCTGCACGGGCGGCCGTCCCCCGACCACCGCCGTCGTCGGGGGCGGCATCGCCGGACTGGCGGCCGCGACGGCCCTCGCCGAACGCGGCACGCGGGTCACGCTCTACGAACGGGAGCCGACCCTCGGCGGACGCCTGGCCGGCTGGCCGACCGTTCTGTCGGACGGCACCACCGTCACCATGAGCCGCGGCTTCCACGCGTTCTTCCGCCAGTACTACAACCTGCGCGGACTGCTGCGGCGCACCGACCCCGGTCTCACGCGTATGCGGGGGCTGCCTGACTATCCCCTACGGCACGTCGACGGCCTCGACGACAGTTTCCGGCACGTCCCGCGCACCCCGCCGTGGAGCGCGCTCGGATTCGTCGCCCTGAGTCCTGCCTTCGGCCTGCGGGACCTGTTCCGCATCAACCCGGTCGCCGCGCTGCCCCTTCTGGACGTCCGGGTCCCCGAGGTCCACACCCGTCTCGACGACGTCAGCGCCCGCGACTTCCTCGACGCGATCCGTTTCCCCGAGGCCGCACAGCACCTCGCGTTCGAGGTGTTCTCCCGCAGCTTCTTCGCCGACCCCCGCGAACTGTCCGCGGCCGAGATGGTACTCATGTTCCACATCTACTTTCTCGGCTCGGCGGAAGGGCTCCTGTTCGACGTACCCGTCGAACCCTTCCCCACCGCCCTGTGGGACCCCCTCGCGGACTACCTGCGCGGCCACGGAGCCGATCTGCGCGCCGGGACCCCGGTCGAGATGATCGAGCCCACGCCCGACGGCGGCTTCCTCGTCGCCGCCGGCCAGGAGGAACAACGTCACGACACCGTCGTCCTGGCCCTGGACACGGTCGGCCTCCGCTCCCTCGTCGGACGCTCCCCGCGGCTGGCCGACGCCGCGTGGCGCGAGCGGGTGGCGACCCTGCGCGGCGCGCCGCCGTTCCTGGTCTCACGCCTGTGGCTGGACCGCCCCGTCGCCGCCGACCGTCCCGGCTTCCTGGGCACCAGCGGCTACGGCACCCTCGACAACGTCAGCGTGCTCGACCGCTGGGAGGGCGAGGCGGCGCGCTGGGCCGCCCGCGCCGGCGGATCCGTCGTGGAACTGCACGCCTACGCCCTGCCCGACCGCTCGCCCCACGACGTCGAACAGAAGCATCTGCTGGAGCAGTTGCACCGCGTGTATCCCGAGACACGCGAGGCGACCGTGCTGGACGAACGGCACGAGTGGCGGGCCGACTGCCCGCTGTTCCCGGTCGGCGAGTACGACAGCCGCCCCACGGTTCGCACCAGCGACCCCGGACTGGTGGTGGCCGGGGACCTGGTCCGCACCGGCCTCCCGGTCGCCCTCATGGAGCGCGCGGCCACCAGCGGGTTCCTCGCCGCCAACGCGCTGCTCGAGCGGTGGGGAGTGGGCGGCCAGACGCTGTGGACCGTGCCCGACCGTGGCCGCGGCCCGCTGCTGCGCCGCCTCGCGCGACTCGGATGAGCCCGTGGGTGCCCGGGCAGTCGGCCAGGCCGCGTTCCGTACTTGTTCGCCTGACCGGCGTTCGGCACCGTGGATCACGCTGAGCTGCCGTTCCCGTGCCGCATGGGCGGTCCACCGGTGGGCACCCGCCAGGAACGACGTCGGTCAGGGCGCCCCGGGCCGTGCATGTCAGGGCACAGCCACCGTGCCATTTCTCGGCTTGGCCGCTCCCGATTTGGCCTCTCCGAGCGTGCCCGGCGGTTGCCACACCTGTCACATGCGAAAGGGGCCGGCCGACCATGAAACGCCCGCACGAGGGAGCTGAGGTGCCCGACAGGTCGCATGCGCGTCCCGAAGGCCTCAACGACACAACGGTCGAGGCGCTCGGTTCGTTGTCCAAGGCGCTGGAGACCACAGAGCGTGCCCGAGGGCACTTGTTCTCCTTCCACCAGTTGACCGGAACGGCGGATCTGGAGCTGGACCGGGCCACGTCCCTGCTCCGCGAGGCGGGCCACGAGGAGTGGGCCCGCCGCATCGAATCAGAAGTCCTGGGACGCAACGTCATTCCGGGCCACTGGACGTTCCAGATCGTCGAGGCCTACGACCAGACCTACTACCAGACGTTCAAAAGCCTGGAGCGCGACGCGGTGGATGAGCTCGCCGAAGGACGCGCCCACCTGTACGAGGCTGAGATGAAGGAAGCCCGCCGCACTCACCATCATCCAGATCACACCTACCGACCCGACAGCCCCGGCACCCGCCCGCCAACCCCTCCTTTCGACCGTCGTACGTGATCGGCCGTCGCGATTCGAGTCCCGGATGCCGACGCGGTCGTGTCCGTCGTATCCGTCGTATCCGTCGCATCGCGGGCCCTTGAGGGCTGGGGCTGGGGCTGGGGCTGGGGCTGGGGCTGGGTGCAGCGTGCGGCATCCACGTGGGTGCCGTCACGGCCCGTGATCCTCGTCCGGGTCGCCTTCTTTCGCGCCGTGCGGGTGCGAGGCGCCGGGTGGAATCGGCGCGGTCAGGTGACGGTGCGGGGAGGTATCCCGCCCGGTCGATCTCGCGCGGCCGGGGTGACCGCCGCCGCATCCGTCATGCACGAGGTCCGTCACCCCTCTGGTGCGAGCAAGCCCCGGAGGCGATCGCCCTTCCCTTCGTCGAAGCACTGAGACCGGACCACCACACGCGGTGCGGACAAGTCCTGCGGGCCTGTGTCACTCCTCGGCAAAGCCATCTCCGGGCGCCCTTGTGCGGCAGGTGACCGTACGTCAGTCTTTGGAAACGTTATTCGAGATTGTCATGGGCATGAGGAGTTGAGTGCATGTTAGTGAGACGTACGAGGAGAGCGGCGAAACCGACGGAGCGCAGGCCGGCCCGCGTCGGTCTGGTCGCCGCGACGGCGCTCGCCCTGGCCGCTCTCGGCACGGGCCCCGCCACCGCCGCCGACGCACCCACCGGCATCATCCAGGGCGCCGGGGCCCAAGGCGCGATCGCCGGCAGCTACCTCGTCGTCCTCGACAAGGACGCCGCCCTCTCCGCGTCCGCCAAGGGCAGGGCCGTCGCCGAGGAGTACGGCGCCAGGATCGAGAGGACGTACACGGCCGCGCTCAACGGCTACGCCGTCGGGCTCTCCGAGGCGCAGGCCACGAAGCTGGCCGCCGACCCGGATGTCGAGGCCGTGGTGCAGAACCGGACCTTCACGATCGCCACGACCCAGCCCAACCCGCCTTCCTGGGGCCTGGACCGCATCGACCAGGCGGCCGTCCCGCTGGACCGGGGCTACACCCGCGACGACACCGAAGGAGAGGGTGTCACGGCGTACGTCCTGGACACCGGGGTCCGCGTCAGCCACGCCGACTTCGGCGGGCGCGCGTTCGACGGCTACGACGCCATCGACAAGGACAACATCGCCCAGGACGGCCACGGCCACGGTACCCACGTAGCCGGAACACTCGCGGGCACCGTGTACGGCGTCGCCAAGAAGGCGAAGGTCGTCGCTGTGCGGGTGCTCAACAACCAGGGGTCGGGCTCGACCGCGCAGATCGTCGCAGGCATCGACTGGGTGACGGCCAACGCCGTCAAGCCGGCCGTCGCCAACATGAGCATCGTCGGTCCCGGGGACGTCGCGATGGACACCGCGATACGCAACTCCATCGCCTCCGGCGTGAGCTACGCCGTGGCCGCCGGCAACGACTCGAGGGACGCCGCCAACGGCTCCCCCGCCCGCATCGCCGAGGCCGTCACCGTCGGCGCCACCACCAACACCGACGCCAGGGCCTCCTACTCCAACTACGGCAGCGCCCTCGACCTGTTCGCTCCCGGCTCCGCCGTCGTCTCCGACTGGCCGACCAGCGACAGCGCGGCCAACTCGCTCTCCGGCACATCGATGGCATCACCGCATGTCGCCGGAGCCGCCGCCCTCTATCTGGCGGACCACCCCGCCGCCACCCCGGCCGAGGTACAGAGCGCACTGGTCGGCTCCGCCACCACCGGTGTGGTCACCGGTCCGGGCTCCGGCTCCCCCAACCGGCTCCTGCGCGTCGGCCCCGGCACCGCCGTCGCTCCGCCCGCCGGGCCGCGCTTCGAGAACCCCACCGACCACGCGATCAGGGACTTCGCCACCGTCGACTCGCCGATCACCGTCACCGGGGTCACGGGCAACGCGCCATCACTCCTCCAGATCCCGGTGGCCATCCAGCACACCTTCGTCGCCGACCTGGAGATCAAACTGATCGCGCCGGACGGCACCGTATACGACCTCAAGGCGCGCAGCACAGGAGGCAGCGACCAGAACGTCAACGCCACCTACGTCCTGAACGCCTCCGCTGAGGCCGCAGCCGGCACCTGGGTGCTGCGCGTAACGGACCGAAGCCTCTTCTACGGGGGAACGCTGACCTCCTGGAGTCTGCAGTTCTAA is from Streptomyces sp. NBC_01314 and encodes:
- a CDS encoding phytoene/squalene synthase family protein; translated protein: MTARELDAAGITEPALRDAYTRCRRLNARHGRTYFLATRLLPVERRPAVHALYGFARWADDIVDRLDTGVPQHRRAADLALLHTRLERGLRDGDSAEPVVLALADTARRYAIDHQHFSDFMASMRSDLDVTDYPTYEDLRAYMHGSAAVIGLQMLPILGTVVPREDAAPHAAALGLAFQLTNFLRDVGEDLDRGRLYLPADLLGAHGVDRELLSWSRRTGLRDRRITQALRAFEDLTRGVYREAAPGLAMLDPVARPCIRTAFVLYGGILDSVAHDGYAVLHRRAVVPRRRRAAVTVDGLVRLTAARAAVHAGARRTATPTARAARPAAGHLPDGVTASPDPLREEVA
- a CDS encoding DUF5914 domain-containing protein, with protein sequence MSPRRPVRRGRYPLSLNRSPVAWERQRPTWHEARPAVIARALKRAQARPSGNWYVVGATRDIRDDRPLARTVSGREVVVWRDADGRLVAGPGVCPHLGAPLKDSPVRCGTLVCHWHGLALTGNSFAGWEPLPAHDDGVLVWVRLDDVGGEPPLAAPVVPVRPARAASVSAVYVGVGTCEPEDVVANRLDPWHGAWLHPYSFVDLTAVDTPAGEEDGFVVDVSFRLAGRLVVPVRAVFTAPEPRTVVMRITEGEGLGSVVESHATPLAPDDRGRPRTAVVEAVVAASDRPGFAVARKAAPLLRPLMRAAAGRLWRDDLAYAERRWHLRSTGRLPY
- the crtI gene encoding phytoene desaturase family protein; this encodes MTRTVPGRTDHVVVVGAGLSGLAAALHLLGAGRRVTLVERDALPGGRAGRLVRGGYRIDTGPTVLTMPELADEAFAAVGENLRDRVELVPLHPAYRALFADGSSLDVHTDAETMEAEVKRFAGAEEAMGYRRLRGWLEQLYRAQMRRFIDTNFDSPFQLFTPDLARLAALGGFGRLDARIARHLRDERLRRVFSFQALYAGVPPARALAAYAVIAYMDTVAGVYFPRGGMHALPQAMADAAAEAGADLRFGQEVIRLERSGDRVTAVVTARQRIPCDAVVLTPDLPVAYGLLGRTPRRPSRIRHSPSAVVLHAGTDRTWPGLAHHTLSFGAAWRGTFEELTRTGSLMSDPSLLITRPTATDPTLAPPGRHLHYILAPCPNTDIGPDAAAWGDLAPRYRDSILRELERRGFDGIADAVEELALVTPADWHARGHAAGTPFSAAHTFAQTGPFRPRNLVRGTANAVLAGCGTTPGVGVPTVLLSGKLAAARITGRHAAPVPRRPRTAPTAPEGTSP
- a CDS encoding Cmx/CmrA family chloramphenicol efflux MFS transporter codes for the protein MPLPLYLLAMAVFAMSTSEFMLAGLLPDIASDLDVTVGTAGTLTSAFAVGMVVGAPLVAALARNWPRRSSLLWFILTFAAAHTVGAITTSFPVLFATRVVAALANAGFLAVALTVAATLVSSDRKGRALAVLLSGTTVATIAGVPGGSVLGTVFGWRATFWAVAALCLPAALGILKAIPAGGAKEEATGGPVLRAELARLTRPPLLLVMLLGALVNAATFGSFTFLAPVVTGTAGLSELWISVVLVLFGVGSFTGVAVAGRLSDQRPGLVIAVGGPLLLIGWPALAVLADEPVALLALVFVQGALSFALGSTLITRVLYEAAEAPTMAGSYATAALNVGAAVGPLIAATTLSTAVGNLGPLWASGLLVTITLLIAFPFRTVVAAGPSAEVLR